A window of Melopsittacus undulatus isolate bMelUnd1 chromosome 10, bMelUnd1.mat.Z, whole genome shotgun sequence genomic DNA:
TCCTCAGGCTCCACCTCCGTATCCCACCCGAGACCCTCCTTCCGCTGCCTGAGCACAAGCCTCTCGCATGGCGCACGGAGTTGGGGGGAAGAGCTGCTCTCGGCAATGCACAGAAGCACGTTGGGTGGTAGAGGTGTCATCAGTAGGGGCCAGCGGCAACAGGGCACCAAGAAGGGGCTGAGCCCCCAGTGAACGTGTGCCTTGCAGTAGCACAAAGGAGACCCAGGCTGTGGCCATGCTCTGCTCCAAGGTCAGGTACCCGGGGCTGAGCTGGCACAACCAGTTCCAGGGCCGTGCCACCCCAGAGGGCTCCGTCCCGCACGGCTGCTTCCCCTGCCCCTGCACTGCCCTCCGCTGTCCCGGCTGAGCCAACGTTGGCTCGCTGGCTGCTCACGTGAGGCCACCATCGCCTCACCTTCCCCTGCGCTTCCCCTGACCTTGGCTGCAGCCGGGACTCACGCTGGGGCCCTTACACAGCCCTGCTTGACCCGGCCCTGCCAGGCAGGCACCGGTTGTTTCTATTCCCTTTGCCAGCCACGTCCTGTTGCTCTTCGGTGTGACCGTTCCACTGCCCTACAGACCTCAGTGCAAGCACCCAGCTCAACCACCGCCtacctccatccctcctgcttccccctccccaccttgGATGAGGTTTTGCAGTCCTGCAGCTGGCACCGCAGCCACAGGCCAGCTCCGGGTGATGGGAGGGAGGCATTTGGCTTCCCacagccagctcctgccctcAGCAGAACCTTCCAGTAGATTAgccattttccttgcaattGCTCATCACGGTAAGAGCTGCAGTCATTAATGACCGTTCCATCTGCCAAAgcggagcaggaggagcagctctTCCCCACACCCGCTGCCCTGAGCCCGTTCCAGCCGGAGGTGCCGGCTTGGCCTCGCACCCATCCTGTGGGACAGCAGCTGCATCCATGAGCAAGCGCTTGGCTGATCTATGCTGGAGCGCGCCAAGAGACGATGCACGTGGCCCACGCGTGCCCCCGCTTCCTGGTCCCTGAGCAGGACCCAAGgccagagcacagcagggaccaggGGACACAACTGGGTAAAGCAGGGACCACCCTGCAGGGTCCAAACCCTGTCTCATCCTCCCTTGCTGCAGCTTTGCCCCCCAGTAATTACTGCCTCCATCAGCAGTCCTGTTTGCTATGAAGACCCAGGGACAAGCCCAGTGACGAGGAGTTCAGCCCACGCTGACCCAGGCAGAGGAGGTGGAATGCGAGGCCAGGATTTTCCCTGGAAAGCTGGAAGGAGCTGAGTCAGGCCCTGGGAGTGAGCAGGGCAAGGGCTGAACACAACCTTCCCAGCCGGCTGCGCCTCGCTCGGTGAAACCACAGGCCTTGACACAGGCGGCACTTGCACAGAAGTGTTTATTAAGGCACTAAAAGCACCGTGGCTACATCAGCAACAACCCGACTGGAGAGCGTGGGGTTGGGAGAGGCATTCACAGGCCCAGGACGGCAGTGGCAGAGCACTCTTTGGTAGGAAGCCATGCCCTGCGCCCCGGCACAGCCATAGTGGGGGTGCTGCCACACGCCAGCCGCAGCAGAGCCGTGGGCCTAGGTTGGGGGGACATAAGGCAGAGACccctggcacagagctgggttAGGCAGGAAGCCACCGCAGCAGTGTGTGGGGTGGGCAGGAGgttgctgcaggcaggagcccaTAGGGGAGCGGGGCCagggctccagccccacacactgAGCACACAGCAGGGAAGATGGGAGAGAGTGTGGCAGGGGGCTGGTCCTCACCCAGTCAGGGATGTGcttggagcatccctgccccagtgCTGAGCTGCGAGGCAGCAGGGCCCCAGCCGAGCAAGggaacagctctgctgtgccagaccctcccccagctgcagcctcagCAGGACCACAGCCACCACACTGCATGGCCGGGGGGCAGGAGATCcatgcagcatccctgtcccaGGGCTCCTAGGGCCAGTCAGGAGACACAGCTATAAGGGGCTCTGGACCCAGCACTGCCTTGGGCTGGAGCCGGGCCAGGAGCTGCCAGGAAAGAGGCAGGAGCAAGGGGAAAGGGTGAGGGCCCAGCCTGGCTCCCTGGGGACAGCAGGGGTAGGGTGAGAGGAGCATGCAGGGCCAGGGGCACATGTGGGCACAGCTGAACTCCCACCCCTCACACGTGGGAGAAAGCGTGGCTCTTGCAGAGCGGCTTGTCCTTCTTGGAGTAGAATGTCTTCCCTTCCAGGTTGGTCTGGCAGATCTGGGGAGAAGAGAACACAGGAGGTCAGGTCTGGGGGGCTGAAACAGCCCCTGGCTTCCCCCCATAGCCCAGAGCTCAGCACTGGTGTGGTGCAGATGGCAGAGGGCAGGGTTCTGAGCCACCAGCACAGGGCCAAATGGCGAAAGCCTTGCTGCATCAGGGACCCCCTGCTGCTGGTGTATCCCATGCATGGCACGACTACCAGGGAGAGCCACAGCCCCGCCAGCAGCCCAGGAAGGAGGCACATGGCTCACCGCACAGACGAAGCAAGTGTCATGCCAGCTGAACCCCAGCGCCTCCAGGAACCGGTCCCCAGCATCGATCTTGAAGTCGCAGCCGCGGCACTTAGTGCCAAACATCTTCTCATAGTCTgtgagcagaggcagagcccAGGTCagtgttccccagcactgcagccccTCAGCCaggggagcagggctgctgcacagCCAGGATCCCACAGTCACAGCCTGGGGACAacctgctgccagccccaggggCATGATGACTGAGACACCCGGGAGAGatgcctgtgctgtgcagggtgCCCCAGGCGCACGGAGGAGGCAAACCTCATCTCCCAGGATGCAGCACTCGCCTTTGATGTACATCCTGCGTCATCACCATGGCAACACAGGAGCAATGGCACTACCCCCAGGAGCATCCCGGGAGGACTGGGATGGAGGGCTCAGGGCTGCGTGAGTGGGGTCCCTGTGTTCCCTGTGGCCTAGGGGAGCCCCGCAGTGCAGGACAGTTTGCCGTCACCACTGTGGGCAGCTGCTGAGCCCTGATGATGCCCCAGTGCCATGTAGGATGACACATGGGGTCCCCAGGTCCTACCTCTCTCGCAGTAGGGCTGTCCCTCCTCCATGTAGAAGGCACGGTTGCGGATGGGAGTTTTGCAGGCAGCGCACGTGAAGCACTGGACGTGCCAGGTCATCTTCAGTGCATGCATGACCTCCTGGAGAGGAGCCACCATCAGCCAGGGGCAGGACCACCCTGTGCCATGGGGAGTCCCATCCAAGGCAGAAAGGGACAagggatcccatgggatgggatcaggatgggaagagaaggagCCCATAGGTGAGCAGGAATTAAAGATGGGAGGTGTGGGGCAGACTGAGGGATACTCACCCCTGTGATCTTCTTCTTGCACTTGGCGCAGGTGGGTGCGTAGCGCGTATCATAGCACTTGGGGCAGAAGATGGAGCCTTTCTCCTCAAAGAAGCCGCCTTCATCCAGCACCTTCCTGCACTGGCAGCAGGTGAACTCCTCGGGATGGTAATAATGTCCCAGCGCCACCAGGTAGCGtcccctgcagcaggacagagccaCATCAGCCATGCCGGGctcaggatgctgctgtggtggtggtggtgaccAGGGCTCACCTGATGACCTTGTTGCACTTATAGCAGAGCGGTGTGCGGCCAGGCCCTTCGGGGgcctgctgtgctgcctgcacgATGGAGCTGCGGTTCTGCATGGGGGTCGGGGTGGCCGGCTGGCTGTGCTTGCTCACCACCGTGCTGGTCTTGTCTGGGGCGTAGCGCTCCGCAAATGAGGGGTCCACAGCCCAGGGAGGGCGGCTGGCAGGGCCAGGGGTGGCGGTGGGGGTCCTGGgggctgcacacacacagggctCCAGGACAGGGCTTCTGATCCCTCAGCAGCCCATTCCCAGCATCCATAGATGGGCAAGCAGCTTCCCCCGGCACCCACATCCCGCTCATCCCGAGACCACCGGAAAAGTTTTGCTCACCCAGTCCTGGCTCAGTCTTCATCCCTGCTCCCGGGGATGGGTCCGGCACGGAGACCTGGCTACAGAACAAGCAGTTAATCCAGCCTGCCCCACTCAACCCCACTGCTCAATGGGCCTGTGTGGGTACAAGCAGGACTCCCCCACCGGAACAAGCAGGTGGGAGCTGGCCAAGCCCATGtgcccagccagcagctggtTTGGTGATGATGGGTACCAAGCCAAGCACTTTCAGCCCTGCGAAGACACAGTGTGCCCGGGGTCTCTGGCACCCATTGTGGTGCTctggggagcaatgggagggTGCACAGGCCTGCTGGGGTCTCACATCAGCTCTGGGCTGCTCCAGAGTGACCAAGAACCCCAGGGACCACAGAGACCCTGGGTTCTCACTCACACATGATAGTCACCCCCAGCTCCACCAGGGTGCAGGGGGACTTGGACCTGACATGGAGTGGGGAGCACCAAGGCCCAGCTCTGGCACagctggggacaggcagggctcTGCCATCCCTGCCAGCTATGCAGGGCCAGGCTGGTCCTAGGAGGAACAAGGCCTGTGTCCCCCCAGGCTGCCAGCACtgggctggggagcaggcaggggaaggcagGGCCAGACAAGCACAACCCAGCCAAGAggggggacagggacagagGCAGAGCCAGGGGCTCTGTGCCTCTCCAGAGCAAAGACAAGGAGACAGCTCCAAAACCAGGAGCATTCATTTGCAGCAGAGCAAACcagacacagctgggacacAGTGGTCACAGTGCCAGGGCAGGAAGCATCATAGAGGGGAAGAGAGAACAGGGGCATTGTGCAACACCCCTGCCCGGCACCCCGTaacacagccccagctcccttcTCTGTCCTCACACAGGgagaagcaggtgaaactcaTCCAGCTCTGCCCAACCACCCCACAGCCCATGCCAAGCTCACAGGATGTTACACCCCATGTGAAGGTGGTGCCCAAACATCACAACCACCCCAGTGAGGTTTTAACAGTGCCACAAGCTGCATTGGACCCTCTGTGTCTGGGGCATCATGGCACAGTTTGGCATCCCCAGCTTGGTGCCAGCAGCGCCCAGCAGGTCCTGTCTGGGacacacagccccacagccgCCCTGTGCACTCCCCTTACCTGGGTTTTTTAACAAATACATCCTCATGATCCTccactgagcacagcaggagagaaaggaggaaacagagTCAGTCTGCGGCCACCGAGGACCAGGCACAGCAGGAAGGAAtaggaaaggcaggaaaactgCCCTCTGTTCCCACCATCCTCCTGCCCCAACACCCAGCCCTGCCCGGGCACGGGGCAGAGCACGGCCCCAGCCCAGCGGCACCACCACgagcacacacagagccctgGGCAGCTCCCACTGGCTCACAGTGGCCACAACCAAAGCCCTGGTGCCACATCACCACACAGCCTGTCCCAGGCACTCTCTGTCCCGGCAAagcccagcacccccaggcagCCCAACACTGCTGGGCCCTGAGGGAACTTACATCCATCAGTGCCCGTCAGCTGGGCCAGTTTGCGGAAGGAGCGGGACTGGGAGGTCCCGGTGCGGGGCTGCCagtcctcagcatcctccatcAGCCGCAACTTCCCAGGGTCACACACGGGGCTCCTGGGGGGGTCCAGCGGCTCTGGGGGCTGCCTGCGAGTGACAGAGGCAGGCACTCAGCTGGCACTGTGCACGGACCCTGCCCGGCACTGCAGCACATGGCAGTGATACCAAAAGTGCCTTCAGAGACACCAAGTCCTTTGCCAGACCTTGGCACTTACCACCACATCTCCCCCGTGCCCCAGCCACCCCTATGGGTTTCCCTGCAGCATTAAAAACAACGGCGGTACAACAGTCAGTGTTTGACACATGGCTCAGTGCATCCCTCCCAtatgcagccccagccccacagaggcACAAGCCCCACAGATGCCATCAGCATTCACTCATGACCCCTGCAGCTCCGCACAGGACGCTGTGCCCTAGGCACGTGTCTAGCACCTCCCAACACCAAGATGTTGCCAGTGCCACCAGCTGCCCCTACCCATTATGTCCAGGACACCTTGGTGCAGCTCAGCCTCCCCAGCTCAGTGCCAGCAGTGCCCAAGGgtcctgcccagcacagggagaaCACACTCCAAGGACATCCCCATTGGAGAAGCCAGACTGGCCGGCGGGTGCCTGGGCAGGACCCCCCCCCGCAGGAAAGGTCGGATCAGTGGCTGCGTGCTGGAGGGGCCATCGTGTGGCGAGTGCAGGGCGGGCTCTGCAGCTCCATCAACAGCTCAGCTTTGGGAGAGTGAGAGGACAGACCGAATGTGAGGATGGAGTGGGAGGAGAGAACAAACAACAACAGGGCAAAGAGCTTCTGCAGTCACTGCAAGCAGTGAGTGGCTTACAGGAGTGAATGGCTCCTGCTGCTACCCTGGTGCACACTCCCCTTACCTGGGCTCTTTAACAAGCTCATCCTCATGATCCTccactgagcacagcaggaaacAAAGTCAGTCTGCGGCCACCGAGGACCAGgcacagcaggaaggaaaaggaaaggcaggaaaaccGCCCTCTCCTCCCACCACCCTCCTGCCCCAaaccagccctgcctgggcaCGGGGCAGAGCACGGCCCCAGCCCAACCACTGTGAGCCAGCCCTGGGCAGTTCCCACCCAGCCCAGAGGGACAACGCGTGGCCTAAACCAACACCCGGGTGCCAGCCCTCACAACAGCCTGTGTCAGGCTccagctgccccagcacccccaggcagCCAGCACCAGGTCCTGTGTGAACTCACTGCTGTCAGCACCCGTCAGCTGGGCCAGTCTGCGGAAGGAGCGGGACTGGGAGGTCCCAGAGCTGGGCTGCCAGCTCTCAGCGTTCTCTACCTGCCGCAGCTTCCCAGGGTCACACACAGGGCTCTTGGGAGGCTCCAGCAGCTGCGGGGGCTGCCTGTGAGTGACAGAGGCAGGCACTCAGCCAGCACCACGGACCCTGCTTGGGCACAGGGCAGGGATGCCAAAATAGCCTTCGCAGATGCCAACCCCCCTGCTGCACCCTGGCACTTACCGCTGCTGCCCTGTGCCCCAGCCAGGCCCGTGGGCATCCCTGTGGCATCAGAAAAACGGCGGCACTATAGTCAGGGGTTGACCTACAGCTCAGTGCATCCCTCCCTATGCATCTGCAGCCCCACAAAGGTGCCATCAGCACTCACTCATGACCAGCCTTACAGCCACCTGCAGCCCTACAGGACACTGTGCCCCAGGCATGTGTCTAGcacctcccagtgcccccagcaAAGTGTTGCCAGTGCCACCAGCTGCCCCTACCCATTACATCCTCCTTGGTGCAGCTCAGCCTCCCCAGCTCAGTGCCAGCAGTGCCCAAGGTCCCTGCCCAGCACATCCAGCACAGGGAAGGTCTGGCTGGGGACAGCCTGGCAGGACCCTCCTAAGGTGATGGTCAGAGCAATAAGTGAATGCTGGCAACGCCTGCCACGTGGCTCTGCCAACAGTGCAGTTCTGGGGGAGGCAGAGAACAGAGGAGgatgaaagagaaaaccagcAACAGGACAAAGAGCTTCCCCAGAGTCACTGCAAGCAGTGAGTGCAAACCAGCCGGGTGGGCTCAGCCCCAAGAGGGCACCATGGGggttcctgctgctgtgctgacaCACACTCCCCTTACCTGGGCTCTTTAACAAGCTCATCCTCACGATCCTCCACTGGGCAcagcaggagagaaaggaggagacAGAGTTAGGCTCTGGCCACCGAGGACCAGACACAGCAGGAcggaaaacaaaaggcaggaaaactgAGACCTCCTCCCACCACCCTCCTGCCCAGGCACAGGGCAGAGCACCCCCCAGCCCAGCGGCACCATCAGGAGCCCTCACACAGCCCCAGGCAACCCCCATGACTCAGGGGGACGTGGGGACACAGCCAACACAATGATGCCACGATGCAGCCTCTGCCAGGCTCCAGCTGCCCCAGCAAagcccagcacccccaggcagCCAGCACCAGGTCCTGTGTGAACTCACTGCTGTCAGTGCCCGTCAGCCGGGCCAGTTTGCGGAAGGAGCGGGACTGGGAGGTCCCGGTGCGGGGCTGCCAGCTCTCAGAGTCCTCTACAAGCCGCAGCTTCCCAGGGTCACACACAGGGATACTGGGGGACTCCAGCGGCTGTGGGGGCTGCCTGCGAGTGACAGAGGCAGGTGCTCAGCCGGCACCGTGCATGGCCCTGCTTGGGCACAGGGCAGGGATCCCAAAACTGCCCTCACACACACTAACACCCACTCCAGaccctcagcaccagcacatgCCACAGCCCCCTTTTGTCCCAGCCAGACTCACAGGCATCCCTGTGGCATCAGAAAAACGGCGGCAGAGCACTCAGTGACTGACCCATAGCTCAGTGCGTCCCTCCCATACACACCCCCAGCCCAACAGAGAAGCCAGCAGCTTTCATTCCTGACCAGCTCCACAGGAACGCTGGTGATATGCTCATCCCCATCTGTCCGTCTGCCTCACAACCCCACAGGATATTGTGCCCCAGGTCCAGGTACTTCCCAGCACCTCCCAATGCCTCCCCCCAGCAAGGTGTTGCCAGTGCCACCAGCCTCCTCCAGGTCTCATTTGCTCCAGAAGCAACGGTGCAGCTCAGCCTCCCCAGCTCAGTGCCAGCAGTGCCCATGGGTCCTGCCTGGCACACTGTGCTTGAGGACAGCCAGCCCTGCAGGTGGGTGCCCAGGCAGGACCCTGCTGAGGTGATGGTCAGATCGGTGGCTGAGCACTGGTGGTGCCCATCGTGCCATCGTGTGGCGAGTGCAGGGCAGGCTCTGCAGCTCCATCAAGAGCTCAGCTTAGGAAAAGCTAGAGAACAGAGATGGAACATGAGGATGGAGCCACAGGAcaggagagaagaaacaagGGGACAAAGAGCTTCCTCAGAGTCACTGCAAGCAGTGAGCGCAAACCAGCTGGTGGGCTCAGCCCTGAGTGGCACCATCAAGGCTCCTGCTGCTACCCTGGTGCACACTCCCCTTACCTGGGCTCTTTAACAAgctcatcctcatggtcctccactgagcacagcaggagagaaaggaggagagagtCACTCTGCAGCCACCGAGGACCAGgcacagcaggaaggaaaaggaaaggcaggaaaactgccctctcctcctgctgccctcctgcccaacacccagccctgcctgggcatggggcacagcatgGTCCCAGCCCAGTAGCACCACCACgagcacacacagagccctgGGCAGCTCCCAGCGGCTCAGAGAGACCACACAGGGCCTAAGCCAACACTCGGTACCACAATACACCAGGTCATCTGGCTGCAGTGGCCCTGGCAAAGCTGGGCACCCCCAGGCTGCCAGCGCCAGCCCCTGAGGGAACTTACATCCATCAGTGCCCGTCAGCCGGGCCAGTTTGAGGAAGGAGCGGGACTGGGAGGTCCCAGAGCGGGGCTGACAGCTCTCAGCATCCTCTATCAGCCGCAACTTCATGGGGTCATatacaggggtgctggggggctccGGGGGCTGCCTGCGAGTGACAAAGTGGTCTGTCAAATCTGACAGatccccacagcatcacctccctggggctgccccacaccttCCCCAGGCCAGAACTGCAGCACATTAGTACCTGAGACCCCAGACATTGCCTGCTCCCCACATCCCCTACTCCTCCTCCATGTCAGGAGGGAACTGACCACCGTTCCTGGCATTGTAAGACTGGTCCCATGGGCCAGCAGTGGAAAGGACAGGGCAAGAATAAGCCAAGGTAAATAAATCACTGGCAGGGCAGCTGCATGAGAGCCCAATGAACACATATGGTGTCCATGGCAGTGATGCCTGCTTGGCTCTGGGCATGATACCCAGCACAGCTGACAGCCTTTGCCCAACTAAGACATGTcttggggaggaggaaagggaccATGCATGAGAACACTCCAGGGCCCCAGCAGACAGGCAGTGCTTGCCATTCAGGCTAGGGGCAGCATGCTGCCAGGAGTGACACACGCCATGGGAAGAGCAGCACACACTGCCTGTCCCTGGC
This region includes:
- the PDLIM7 gene encoding PDZ and LIM domain protein 7 — its product is MDDMESYKVMLNGPAPWGFRLQGGKDFSMPLSISRLTPGGKAAQAGVGVGDWVLYIDGESTSSMTHIEAQNRIRACGDRLSLTLSRAQNHMGKPQKDSLPCSEPLKYNFAPSTALNKTARPFGAGSPPNPRPGQPPQPLESPSIPVCDPGKLRLVEDSESWQPRTGTSQSRSFRKLARLTGTDSSEFTQDLVLAAWGCWALLGQLEPGRGCIVASLCWLCPHVPLSHGGCLGLLEDREDELVKEPRQPPQLLEPPKSPVCDPGKLRQVENAESWQPSSGTSQSRSFRRLAQLTGADSMEDHEDELVKEPRQPPEPLDPPRSPVCDPGKLRLMEDAEDWQPRTGTSQSRSFRKLAQLTGTDGLEDHEDVFVKKPSQVSVPDPSPGAGMKTEPGLAPRTPTATPGPASRPPWAVDPSFAERYAPDKTSTVVSKHSQPATPTPMQNRSSIVQAAQQAPEGPGRTPLCYKCNKVIRGRYLVALGHYYHPEEFTCCQCRKVLDEGGFFEEKGSIFCPKCYDTRYAPTCAKCKKKITGEVMHALKMTWHVQCFTCAACKTPIRNRAFYMEEGQPYCERDYEKMFGTKCRGCDFKIDAGDRFLEALGFSWHDTCFVCAICQTNLEGKTFYSKKDKPLCKSHAFSHV